The proteins below are encoded in one region of Lytechinus pictus isolate F3 Inbred chromosome 11, Lp3.0, whole genome shotgun sequence:
- the LOC135156033 gene encoding uncharacterized protein K02A2.6-like, whose protein sequence is MAGIGLVAPNPFLATPGEPPVPWSRWILSFKTYLTASGLDTAEIPDLRRRAILIHCLGAEGQRIFGQLEVSTTGTYDKAVDELEKYFGPKTSVMIERYRFRQRVQGHGEPVKQYVAAITELASKCKFGTLNDELVRDQLIEKTSIPRIRERLLMEDDGLTLKKALDLAIQIEAAMLDAKLLKQHDVTVSASTGHSHTAHQATPVQNIKRPYHNKARSNHANLKSCSNCGRTHPPKACPAFGKRCNSCSKMNHFSSVCRSTKKSASSVRHVDEPIEGDIASSVFTLSDRISSANSGQFKECEVQIAGTNLSLMIDVGAKVSILSDKLYHRHFSHCSLSSTSSKLIAYGEPPTLISVLGTVELPVGYKDVHLDSFTFYIAKGESLMGVNLFDALGFQMNDHTGERIRLIDNAYRERYAALFNEFGKCKGYCHAPRVDSSVPPTAQSLRRLPLAVRDEVSKELHRLESDGIIERIDSSPWVSNLVIARRKNGDLRLCVDLRAVNKAIIPDKYPLPTMNELSASFHGAKVFSKLDMRRSYLQVPLAEQSRHLTAFNTHIGMFQYRRMPYGLNSAPSAFQKIVSSVLAGIEGTLNLLDDVVVFGEDKAQHDQRLAEVMTRLAKHNLTLNEAKCTFAASDIDFLGYHVTASGLTPTLDNVAAIRTLPAPTNVKELASYLGTTNFYRKFVPQYAEIAEPLQKLLRKDALWEWHNAQETAFNTLKGRIAEPPVLAHFTPSAEMYVTTDASAFAIGAVLSQTIDGSVRPVAFASRALSDTERKYSTGEREALACIYACEHWHMYLYGRKFTLRTDHRALTTLLSTSGSGHRPLRIYRWSDRLHQYDFKVEYLAGSRNRVADMLSRTPNANSNRDSHARSDIEDDVEDYVLMVISHVTAKLVTREQLKTESAADATLQKVCHYLQTAWPREISEDLVPYHRVRNELAIFDDTCIARGTQAVIPKSLQHRVLQTAHESHPGVVKMKQRCREAIWWPAIDRRVEDLVRSCEACTLSEKTQPRPAPLQPTPWPKKSWQQLQVDIFGEVQAAPQSQRFLLVVHDLHSKWPEIAATSSVTTTSVISILEKMFTKWGLPESITTDNGPQFTSEQFEEFLAVNGIQHRLTTRYNPQSNGGVERFNRVHKESLKANLADGMTFDKAIQTLLRTYRSTSHSLTGKTPAELMLGRNLRMPFNILKPLVSEPASTQAEAREIERKQQSMKAYTDKRRRAITPKFAIGDWVRVKRPNRKHKLASGV, encoded by the coding sequence ATGGCTGGAATAGGTCTTGTAGCACCTAACCCATTCCTAGCAACCCCAGGAGAACCTCCTGTGCCTTGGTCACGATGGATTTTGAGCTTCAAAACGTATTTGACTGCAAGCGGGTTGGACACAGCGGAGATACCCGACCTCCGCCGCCGCGCAATCCTGATCCACTGTTTGGGCGCAGAGGGGCAGCGGATCTTCGGACAGCTGGAAGTGTCTACTACCGGTACGTACGATAAAGCTGTTGATGAACTTGAGAAATATTTTGGGCCAAAAACAAGTGTGATGATTGAACGATATCGTTTCCGACAGAGAGTACAAGGTCATGGGGAGCCAGTAAAACAATATGTGGCAGCCATAACCGAACTGGCATCCAAGTGCAAGTTTGGCACCTTAAACGATGAACTGGTTAGAGATCAACTAATCGAAAAGACGTCTATTCCCCGTATTAGAGAACGTCTGTTAATGGAGGATGACGGTCTGACACTTAAGAAGGCGCTCGATCTAGCGATCCAGATCGAAGCCGCAATGCTGGACGCCAAGCTCCTCAAACAACACGATGTGACTGTGAGTGCCAGTACAGGACATAGTCATACTGCACATCAGGCAACTCCAGTACAGAACATCAAACGACCATATCATAACAAAGCCCGCTCTAACCATGCTAACTTGAAGTCGTGTTCGAACTGCGGACGGACACACCCTCCGAAAGCGTGTCCAGCGTTTGGAAAACGTTGCAATTCGTGCTCGAAGATGAACCATTTCTCTAGCGTATGCAGATCTACCAAGAAAAGTGCATCTTCAGTTCGACACGTTGATGAACCAATAGAGGGCGACATAGCAAGCAGCGTGTTCACACTCTCAGACCGGATTTCTTCAGCAAATTCAGGTCAGTTCAAAGAATGTGAAGTGCAGATTGCTGGTACTAACCTCTCTTTGATGATTGATGTGGGGGCCAAAGTGTCAATTCTTAGTGATAAACTGTATCATCGACATTTCTCACATTGTAGCCTGTCATCGACATCGAGCAAGCTCATAGCATATGGTGAACCACCTACACTGATTTCCGTTCTGGGCACGGTTGAGCTTCCTGTCGGGTACAAGGATGTACATCTCGACAGCTTTACGTTCTACATAGCGAAGGGCGAGAGCCTTATGGGAGTCAATCTGTTCGACGCCCTAGGATTTCAGATGAACGACCACACTGGTGAACGCATTCGGCTCATAGACAATGCGTATAGAGAACGCTATGCTGCACTTTTCAACGAGTTTGGTAAATGCAAAGGATATTGCCATGCACCAAGGGTGGATTCCTCAGTCCCACCTACTGCACAGAGTCTCCGTCGACTTCCGTTAGCTGTCAGGGATGAAGTCTCAAAGGAACTTCATAGGCTTGAATCCGATGGCATCATCGAGCGCATCGATTCATCCCCGTGGGTGTCTAATCTGGTCATCGCACGCCGTAAGAATGGAGATCTTAGACTTTGTGTAGATTTGAGGGCAGTCAACAAGGCAATCATTCCGGATAAGTATCCACTTCCTACTATGAATGAACTTTCAGCTTCATTCCACGGTGCTAAAGTTTTCTCTAAACTAGACATGAGACGTAGCTATCTCCAGGTTCCGCTAGCAGAGCAGAGCCGCCATCTCACTGCATTCAACACACACATAGGCATGTTTCAGTATCGCCGTATGCCCTATGGACTGAATTCAGCACCTAGCGCGTTCCAGAAAATCGTTTCTTCAGTTCTAGCTGGAATCGAGGGCACGTTGAATCTCCTTGATGATGTGGTAGTCTTCGGAGAGGACAAGGCTCAGCACGATCAACGATTAGCAGAAGTCATGACGCGCCTCGCCAAGCATAACTTGACGCTCAACGAGGCCAAGTGCACGTTCGCTGCTTCGGACATTGATTTTCTGGGATATCATGTCACTGCAAGTGGTCTGACGCCTACACTCGACAACGTTGCAGCTATCCGAACACTCCCAGCCCCAACGAATGTGAAGGAGCTAGCCTCATACTTGGGAACAACGAACTTCTACCGCAAATTCGTGCCACAATACGCAGAAATCGCAGAACCTCTGCAGAAGCTTCTCCGGAAGGACGCGCTTTGGGAATGGCACAACGCACAAGAGACCGCATTCAACACGCTCAAAGGAAGAATCGCAGAGCCGCCAGTTCTCGCTCACTTCACTCCAAGCGCTGAAATGTACGTGACTACAGACGCGTCAGCGTTCGCTATCGGAGCAGTGTTATCGCAAACGATCGACGGCAGTGTACGTCCGGTCGCATTCGCATCTCGAGCGTTGTCGGACACAGAGCGAAAGTATTCTACAGGAGAACGCGAAGCTCTCGCATGCATCTATGCCTGCGAACACTGGCATATGTACCTCTACGGTCGCAAGTTCACACTTCGTACTGACCATCGAGCCTTAACAACCTTGTTGAGCACTTCAGGATCTGGACACCGCCCACTCCGCATCTACAGATGGTCAGATCGACTGCACCAATATGATTTCAAGGTCGAATATCTCGCGGGTTCACGCAACCGAGTAGCAGATATGCTTAGCCGTACACCGAACGCGAATAGCAATCGCGATAGCCATGCAAGAAGCGACATCGAAGACGACGTCGAAGACTACGTTCTTATGGTGATCTCTCACGTGACCGCAAAGCTTGTGACGCGTGAGCAGCTGAAAACAGAGTCAGCCGCAGATGCAACTCTACAGAAGGTCTGTCATTATCTCCAAACAGCATGGCCTAGAGAGATTTCCGAAGACCTCGTTCCATATCATCGTGTTCGCAATGAGCTAGCTATCTTCGACGACACGTGTATCGCCCGTGGCACCCAAGCGGTAATCCCGAAATCGCTTCAACATCGTGTGTTACAAACCGCACATGAAAGTCATCCAGGTGTGGTGAAGATGAAGCAACGATGTCGCGAAGCAATCTGGTGGCCAGCGATCGATCGACGCGTAGAAGATCTCGTCAGATCTTGTGAAGCGTGTACTCTCAGCGAGAAAACTCAACCGCGGCCAGCACCACTGCAGCCGACCCCATGGCCGAAGAAGTCATGGCAGCAACTTCAAGTCGACATCTTTGGGGAAGTCCAAGCCGCTCCTCAAAGTCAGCGATTTTTGTTAGTTGTACACGACCTCCATAGCAAGTGGCCTGAGATAGCAGCAACAAGCTCAGTCACTACGACATCAGTCATTAGCATCTTGGAGAAGATGTTTACCAAGTGGGGTCTTCCAGAATCTATCACTACGGACAATGGACCACAGTTCACGTCTGAACAGTTCGAAGAATTCCTAGCCGTTAATGGAATTCAACATCGCCTCACAACTCGCTACAACCCTCAAAGCAATGGCGGCGTAGAGCGTTTCAACCGGGTACACAAGGAGAGCTTGAAAGCGAATCTCGCAGATGGAATGACCTTCGATAAGGCCATCCAGACCCTACTACGCACGTATCGCTCAACATCTCATTCGCTAACCGGAAAGACTCCAGCAGAGTTGATGTTGGGACGGAACCTCCGTATGCCATTCAACATCCTGAAACCACTGGTTTCAGAGCCTGCAAGCACACAGGCTGAAGCGAGAGAGATTGAGAGGAAACAGCAAAGCATGAAAGCGTACACTGACAAACGCAGACGAGCAATCACACCGAAATTCGCTATCGGTGACTGGGTTCGTGTAAAGCGTCCAAATCGCAAGCACAAGCTAGCTTCGGGGGTATAG